A window of the Echeneis naucrates chromosome 3, fEcheNa1.1, whole genome shotgun sequence genome harbors these coding sequences:
- the tdp1 gene encoding tyrosyl-DNA phosphodiesterase 1 translates to MSQDSQHGKWTISSSDDDDEDLPPSGSTTSKPRPQSASPPSPKLEPVSLEVKPEPAKPSVMSLLIGSEARQSAAMNQMNPVKYETSPSLAGKRKKEASDGSGWALSDSEDDADDGDVKGRIDLPKKAPLSPQKKKPKVENERPPSPHGRLYYIEEPDDFFESSIPCLNDTYRFYLNKVTGLDRKYNSGALHIRDILSPLFGTLKESVQFNYCFDIAWMVKQYPPEFRDRPVLIVHGDKREAKARLLQQAQPFPHVRFCQAKLDIAFGTHHTKMMLLWYEEGFRVIILTSNLIRADWYQKTQGMWMSPLFPRLPKGSSTTAGESPTFFKRDLLEYLMAYRASELEEWIQRIKEHDLSETRVYLIGSTPGRYVGSDMERWGHLRLRKLLHEHTQPIPGGERWPVIGQFSSIGSMGVDKTKWLSGEFQRTLTTLGKSSHCSDPPLHLLYPSVEDVRTSLEGYPAGGSLPYSIQTAQKQLWLHSYFHRWKADTTGRSHAMPHIKTYMRVSPDFTKLAWFLVTSSNLSKAAWGALEKNNTQVMVRSYELGVLYVPSAFDMKTFPVHKNPFPVSSSSSGFPVPFDLPPTCYTPKDQPWIWNIPYSQAPDTHGNIWVPS, encoded by the exons ATGTCTCAGGACAGTCAACACGGCAAGTGGACCATCTccagcagtgatgatgatgatgaggatctTCCTCCCTCTGGCTCTACAACATCTAAGCCCAGACCTCAGTCCGCCTCTCCCCCCAGCCCCAAATTGGAACCAGTATCTTTGGAGGTAAAACCTGAACCAGCCAAAccctctgtgatgtcactgcttATCGGCTCTGAGGCCAGACAGTCGGCCGCAATGAACCAGATGAATCCAGTCAAGTATGAAACCAGTCCTTCATTGGCCGGGAAGCGGAAGAAGGAGGCGTCAGACGGTTCAGGCTGGGCCCTCTCAGACAGTgaagatgatgctgatgatggagATGTGAAGGGTCGCATTGACTTACCAAAGAAGGCACCTCTAagcccccaaaaaaagaaaccgAAGGTGGAAAACGAGCGGCCCCCGAGTCCCCATGGACGCCTCTACTATATTGAGGAGCCGGATGACTTTTTTGAGTCCAGCATTCCTTGTCTGAATGACACATACAGGTTCTACCTCAACAAAGTCACAGGACTGGACAGGAAATACAACAGCGGAGCTCTGCACATCAGAG aTATTCTCTCCCCGTTATTTGGAACTTTGAAAGAATCTGTTCAG TTTAACTATTGCTTTGATATTGCCTGGATGGTTAAACAGTACCCGCCAGAGTTCAG ggaCCGTCCAGTTCTGATCGTCCACGGGGACAAGAGGGAGGCCAAGGCTCGGCTGCTCCAGCAGGCTCAGCCCTTTCCACATGTTCGATTCTGTCAG GCCAAGCTGGATATTGCTTTTGGAACTCACCACAC caagatgatgctgctgtggtACGAAGAAGGTTTCAGAGTCATCATTCTCACCTCCAACCTCATCAGAGCCGACTGGTACCAGAAAACACAAGG GATGTGGATGAGCCCTCTTTTCCCACGGTTACCAAAGGGCAGCAGTACCACCGCAGGTGAATCGCCCACCTTCTTCAAGAGGGACCTGCTGGAATACCTGATGGCATACCGCGCCTCAGAACTGGAGGAGTGGATCCAACGGATCAAAGAGCACGACCTGTCGGAGACCAG gGTGTACTTGATCGGCTCAACTCCAGGCAGGTACGTCGGCTCAGACATGGAGCGCTGGGGACACCTGAGGCTCAGGAAG CTGTTGCATGAGCACACGCAACCGATACCTGGCGGAGAACGGTGGCCTGTGATTGGCCAGTTCTCCAGCATCGGCTCCATGGGGGTGGATAAGACCAAATGGTTGTCGGGGGAATTTCAGCGCACTTTAACCACGCTGGGGAAATCATCCCATTGCTCGGACCCCCCCCTGCACTTG ctctATCCATCAGTGGAAGATGTGAGGACTAGTTTAGAGGGCTATCCAG CGGGAGGTTCTCTTCCCTACAGCATCCAAACGGCTCAGAAACAGCTCTGGCTCCACTCGTACTTCCA CCGCTGGAAGGCGGATACAACAGGAAGAAGTCATGCCATGCCGCACATTAAGACCTACATGAGGGTGTCGCCAGATTTCACCAAGCTTGCCTGGTTTTTGGTCACAAG ttccAACCTGTCCAAAGCAGCGTGGGGTGCCCTGGAGAAGAACAACACCCAGGTGATGGTCCGTTCATACGAGCTGGGAGTCCTCTACGTGCCGTCTGCCTTC GACATGAAGACCTTCCCTGTTCACAAaaatccatttcctgtctcctcatcctcctctggtTTCCCAGTGCCCTTTGACCTCCCCCCTACATGCTACACTCCTAAAG ATCAGCCTTGGATCTGGAATATTCCTTACAGCCAAGCTCCCGACACACATGGGAACATCTGGGTTCCTTCTtga